Below is a genomic region from Actinomadura sp. NAK00032.
CGCTCGTCCGCTACGACACCCGCACGGCCGAGGCGGTCACGGTCGCCGAGCCCTGACCCCGCGGCTCACGCGAGGGCGGAGGCGACGATCCTCAGGTCGTCCAGGAGGCCCGCGTAGACGGCGTCGCGGTCCTCGGCGCGCAGCACGGCGGACGGGTGGATCGTCGCCAGCAGCCGCGTGTCGGCCCGCTCCGGCGGCGCCTCGCCGAGTTCGCGCCCCGCAGCCGGGGTACCGATCGTCTCCAGGTCGGGCAGCGCCATCAGGCGCCCGCGCTGCTTCGTCACCCGGAACGACGAGCCGAGCAGCGCCTTGCCGGCGGTGGCGCCGAGCACGACGACGACGTCCGGCTCCAGGACCCGCAGCTCTGCGAGCAGCCAGGGGCGGCACGCGCGCATCTCCCCGGCGTTCGGCGTCTCGTGGATGCGCCGCTTGCCGGCCGCCTGCCGCTTGAACTTGAAGTGCTTCACGGCGTTGGTGACGTAGACGTCGCCGCGCTCGATCCCGGCCTCCTCCAGGGCCCGGTCGAGGACGCGTCCGGCGGGGCCGACGAACGGGTGGCCCTTGCGGTCCTCCTGGTCGCCGGGCTGCTCGCCGACGAGCACGATCCGGCCGCCCGGCGAGCCCTCCCCGAAGACCGTCTGGGTGGCGTCGGCGTAGAGGTCGCAGCCCCGGCAGTCCGCGGCCGCGCGGCGCAGGGCGCCGAGATCGGCGCGCTCCCCGGGCGTCCGGGGCAGGAACGGTTCCGCGTCATGGGAAGGTTTCGCGTTCATCTTGCGTTCCCCTTACCCGGCTTCAGGGGGATATTCGCGGGGCCCGGCGGGGCCGTGCCCGAGCAAGTAGACTCCTGCTCATAAGACTGGAGGGAGCTGTGACCTCACACGGCCTTATCGATACCACGGAGATGTACCTCCGGACGGTTTTCGAGCTCGAAGAGGAGGGGATCATTCCCCTCCGCGCGCGCATCGCGGAGCGGCTCTCCCAGAGCGGCCCGACGGTGAGCCAGACGGTCGCGCGCATGGAGCGCGACGGCCTGCTCAGGGTCGAGGGCGATCGGCATCTCGCACTGACCGAAAGCGGTCGCGGTCTCGCCACGCGCGTCATGCGCAAGCACCGGCTGGCCGAGTGCCTGCTGGTCAACGTGATCGGCCTGCCCTGGGAGGACGTCCACATCGAGGCGTGCCGCTGGGAGCACGTGATGTCGGAGGACGTCGAGCGCCGCCTGGTCGCGCTGCTGGACAACCCGACCACCTGCCCGCACGGCAACCCGATCCCCGGGCTGGACGAGCTCGGCGGGCACGGCGAGGACGGCGACCCCGCGCCGCTGTCGGTGATGACCGCCGTCGCGAGCCCCGCCGGGTCCGGCGCGGTGATCCGGCGGATCAGCGAGCAGGTGCAGAGCGACAGCGACCTGATGCTTAGACTCAAGCAGATAGGGATACAACCGGGACGAGAGGTGATTCTCCGGGCGACCGATGACGGGGTACGGGTGATCAGTGACGACGAGGACGAGGGGCCCGCGACAGAGCTGCCGCGCGACATCGCCGAACACGTCTTCGTCAGCAGGCGCTGACACGATCGGCGTGCGAGCACCGGTTCCGACGGTCTATACCGAAGATCTCCATACCATCGCGCCTTTCGGGCGTATCCCGGCGCCGGGTTCGTCGTTCAATACGACGAGACGAACTCATGCGCCGGCCGTACCGCCACGCCCGGTGAACAGCAGGCCGGGGACGGCGGCCGCCGGCAGGATCGGGATGGGGAGATGAACCACTGGGGGGAAGCGCCTGACGAGGCGCGTCTGCCACCCGAGACCGTCCTCAGTCAGATGGAGATGGCGGTCATCGTCTGCGACCGCTTCAGCAACGTCATCTACGGCAACGCGTTCGCGCGGCAGCTGTTCGGCTTCGGCGGCGACGAGATCATCGGGCACTCCATCCTGTCCCTGGGCATCGCCGAGGAGGACCACGAGCAGGCGACCGAGCTCGCCAAGCACGTCCTCAAGGGCGGCGTGTGGGAGGGCACGTTCTGCAACCTGCGCGCCGACGGCACCACCGTTTACACGCGCGCGCACGCGGTGCCGCTGCGGCACCCGTCCGGCGCGGTCGACGGCGTGGTCATCTTCGCGCGCGAGGCGCTGCGCTCCAACCAGCGCGAGCAGGAGCGCTACGGGCTGATGGAGCGGATCGGCGAGCGGCTCGCCGGGTCGCTGGAGCTGGAGAGCACGCTGCGCCGCGTCGCCGACACGCTCGTCCCGCAGTTCGCCGACCACTGCTTCATCGACCTCTACAGCGGCGACCGGCTGTACCGGCGGGTGTCGCGGCACGCCGCCGACTGGGAGCCGCCGCCCGGCACGTGGGCGGAGGTCGGCGAGCCCGTCTCCTACCCGCCCGGCCACTTCAGCGCCAAGGCGATGGACCGGCGCGACGCCGTCCTCGTCGAGGACATGATCCAGCACCGGTTCGCGGCGCCGACCGAGTCGTCCCGGCGGCTCGGCGTCGAGATGGGCATCACCTCGGTGATCTCCGCGCCGCTGCTGGTGCGCGGCGAACTGCTCGGCGTGATGAGCCTCGCGCTGTCGAACCTGTCCAAGCGGCCCGACCCGCACTACGACGGCTTCGACCGCGACCTGCTCGGCGCGATCGCCAGCCGGGTCGCGCTCGCCGTCGACAACGCGCTGCTGTTCGAGGAGGAGCGCGACACCGCGCTCGCCTTCCAGAAGCACCTGCTGCCCGGCGACCGGCCGCCCCCGCTGGACGGCCTGCAGATCGCCTGGCGGTACGAGCCGGCCCGGCCGCTGGAGTCGCACGGGCACGGCATCCAGACCCAGGTCGGCGGCGACTGGTACGACGTGATCCCGCTGTCGGCGGGGCGCGTCGGCCTCGTCATCGGCGACGTCGAGGGGCGCGGGGCCCGCGCCGCCGCCGTCATGGGCCAACTGCGGGCGGCGCTGCGCGCCTTCGCGCAGGACGACAAGCCGCCCGCCGACATACTGCGCAAGCTGGACGAATGGGTCCGCACGATGACGCGCCCCGAGCGGATGCGCTCGGGATGGAACAGCGACGACCTCGTCCGGCCGCCGCTGGTGTCGTGCACCTACTTCGTGTACGACGCCTGGTCGCGGGTCCTGGAGTTCGCCAACGCCGGGCACGACCCGCCCCTCCTCGTCGTGGACGGCGAGGTCCAGGAGCTGGAGTTCGAGAGCGAGGGCGGCATGCTCGGCCTGCGCGCCCCCGGCATGGGCGGTGAGATCCTCTTCAACGAGGAGACCACCGAGCTGAAGCCGGGCTCGACGCTCGTCCTGTACACCGACGGCCTCATCGACCGGCGGCCCAAGGACGACGGCGACTACTACACCCGCGAGGAGTCGCGGGAGATGGTCCGCGCCGCCGTCGCGAAGGCCGCGGGCGGCGGCGTCGAGGCGGTCGCCAACGCCGCCTACGACGCGGTGCCCGGCGACATCGACGACGACGTCGCGATCGTGGTCATCCGCACCGCGGGCGACGAGCTGGGCGTGGCGGAGCGCACCTTCACCGCCGAGCCGATCATGGTGTCGGAGGCCCGCCGGATGGCCGCCGACACCTTCGCCGACTGGGGCATGCTCGACGAGCAGGCCGAGCTCGCGTGCCTGCTGGTCTCCGAGGTCGTCACGAACGTCGTCCTGCA
It encodes:
- a CDS encoding UdgX family uracil-DNA binding protein (This protein belongs to the uracil DNA glycosylase superfamily, members of which act in excision repair of DNA. However, it belongs more specifically to UdgX branch, whose founding member was found to bind uracil in DNA (where it does not belong), without cleaving it, appears to promote DNA repair by a pathway involving RecA, rather than base excision.); this translates as MNAKPSHDAEPFLPRTPGERADLGALRRAAADCRGCDLYADATQTVFGEGSPGGRIVLVGEQPGDQEDRKGHPFVGPAGRVLDRALEEAGIERGDVYVTNAVKHFKFKRQAAGKRRIHETPNAGEMRACRPWLLAELRVLEPDVVVVLGATAGKALLGSSFRVTKQRGRLMALPDLETIGTPAAGRELGEAPPERADTRLLATIHPSAVLRAEDRDAVYAGLLDDLRIVASALA
- a CDS encoding metal-dependent transcriptional regulator; protein product: MTSHGLIDTTEMYLRTVFELEEEGIIPLRARIAERLSQSGPTVSQTVARMERDGLLRVEGDRHLALTESGRGLATRVMRKHRLAECLLVNVIGLPWEDVHIEACRWEHVMSEDVERRLVALLDNPTTCPHGNPIPGLDELGGHGEDGDPAPLSVMTAVASPAGSGAVIRRISEQVQSDSDLMLRLKQIGIQPGREVILRATDDGVRVISDDEDEGPATELPRDIAEHVFVSRR
- a CDS encoding SpoIIE family protein phosphatase — encoded protein: MNHWGEAPDEARLPPETVLSQMEMAVIVCDRFSNVIYGNAFARQLFGFGGDEIIGHSILSLGIAEEDHEQATELAKHVLKGGVWEGTFCNLRADGTTVYTRAHAVPLRHPSGAVDGVVIFAREALRSNQREQERYGLMERIGERLAGSLELESTLRRVADTLVPQFADHCFIDLYSGDRLYRRVSRHAADWEPPPGTWAEVGEPVSYPPGHFSAKAMDRRDAVLVEDMIQHRFAAPTESSRRLGVEMGITSVISAPLLVRGELLGVMSLALSNLSKRPDPHYDGFDRDLLGAIASRVALAVDNALLFEEERDTALAFQKHLLPGDRPPPLDGLQIAWRYEPARPLESHGHGIQTQVGGDWYDVIPLSAGRVGLVIGDVEGRGARAAAVMGQLRAALRAFAQDDKPPADILRKLDEWVRTMTRPERMRSGWNSDDLVRPPLVSCTYFVYDAWSRVLEFANAGHDPPLLVVDGEVQELEFESEGGMLGLRAPGMGGEILFNEETTELKPGSTLVLYTDGLIDRRPKDDGDYYTREESREMVRAAVAKAAGGGVEAVANAAYDAVPGDIDDDVAIVVIRTAGDELGVAERTFTAEPIMVSEARRMAADTFADWGMLDEQAELACLLVSEVVTNVVLHATTTPTPRREMVVPVAAGPPGRGGEPLGAPPPVQFNTEFGTGLEGDPFEGGAFDEDDWNLGADLGRREPPTKEFRLRLRRGHDMVWVEVFDSDMRLPRIRSAGETDEGGRGLYLVDQLATRWGARPTADGKAVWFELPLTP